Sequence from the Symbiopectobacterium purcellii genome:
TATTCAGCATCAAGCCGAAGGGGAGCAGGCTACCGCATAGCGCACCGTGTGGGGCATCGCATAACCCACCCAATGGACCCGCCAAGCCATGAATCACGCCAAGCCCGGCATTCGCCAGCGCCAGGCCGCCACACAGGCTTACCCACGCCATAGTATCCCGACTCTGCGGACATTCTTGCTTCATCAACTGCATTAACGCACTGATGCCCTGCGGAATTGCGGCCCGACACAGGGCGTCCGTGTAGGGCGTTGCGCGATTGCATATATAAGGTTCAATGACCTGCGTCAAGGCATCCAGCCCAGAGGCGAGCGTCACACTGCGAGGCGTATTGTCTGTCAGGGCTGGATCAATGATGGCGAGATCTGGCAGCATGCGATTATCACGCAGACTGACTTTTCGACGGTGCGTTGGAACGTTGATAACGGCATTTTTGGTTACCTCGGCACCGGTTCCTGCGGTAGTCGGCAGTGCAACGAAAGTCAAGGGGGCTGACTCCAGGATCCTGCCAGTACCGACCACTTCCAGATAGTCAATCAGTGGTCCGTGTGCTTTCACCAGGGCTGCGATTGCTTTGCCGGCATCAATAACCGCGCCGCCACCCAGGCTGACAACCGCATCTACGCCATGCTGCCGGGCGAGCTCAACCCCTTGTTCAATATTGGTAAGCGTGGGCTCGTGAGCCATGGTGAACGTGCTGACGCGCACCTGCGCCGCATGAAGTTTTTCGATAAGAAAAGCGGCGCGTTGTGGGTTGGCGCCCTGAACCAGAAGGACATGCCGTGCGCGCGCGGCCAGCCAGGTGGCGGCACCCGCGGCTTCACCGCGGCCAAAACGAATTTCACCGGGGCTTACCACAGAAAATGACCGGGGCATTGAAAACTCCTTTATTACATCAATCTGCACACACCTGTGCGGTTCATTAAAATAAGTAATGTATCTATTTTCAAATGGTTCACAAGCCAAAGAGCTCAATTGTTCTCAACATGACAAAAATTTTTCACTGTATTGATGCCTGCTGGCGTGCGATGAAAAAGTGTGGGAGTGGCGGAATTATATAGTTTTGGCCTACGCTTATCTCTGTGAAGTTTTTTTGTAAGATTTTCTGTATGGTTTGGTATTAAGGAGACTCTATGAAGTGTCCGAGCATTCCTGATGATGATCCACAAAGACTGAAAGCGCTCGGCGAATATGCGCTTGATCCTGGGGCTACCTTATCCAGTTTGTCGCCAGTTGTGCGCATCGCGTCCCGTATGTTCGATATGCCGATAGCTGCAGTCAATATGATCGGCAGCGATCGCGTGTTTTTTGCCGCGAGTCATGGGTTAGGCGAGGGGTCTGTTGATATGACCCGAGATGCCTCTTTCTGTGCGCATGCCATTCTCACCGAAAATGGGATGATTGTGCGTGACGCCGAACGGGATGAGCGCTTTCATGATAATCCCTTGGTGATCGGGCCGAGTCATATCCGTTTTTATGCGGGGGTGCCGTTACGCTCCCCCGAAGGATATGCGCTAGGTGCGTTATGTATTCTTGATAACAGCCCCCATCAGAACTTTACTGCTGAGGATCATGCTCGCCTGACAGAATTGGCCAGAATGGCGTCCGATCGCCTTGAACTGCGACGCATTGAAGTGGCCAGCGAACATCGCGCTGAGATGGAGAATACGGTATTGGCGGGGGAAGCGCCGGTTATCCACTTTGATCGCGCCTTGCGCATTACCAGTTGGAACGAGGCAACCGCGCAGCTGTGTGGTTACGCGGAGGATGATCTCGCCGAATTAGTGGTCAGCGACCTTTTTGGTATTGATGAAAATACAGAGTTTTGGAACGCCATCCGCCGCGTTATTGCGGACGGTACATGCAGTGAAACACCGCCTTTTGAGGTGAGTGGGCGTCATAAAAACGGCAGCCCGCTGTTCCTTGTGTTATCGCTGTTTTGTGAATGCTGTGGGGGCAATTTGCAGTTTACCGCCGCGTTACGCGATATGACGCGTTATCGACAGGATAAAAAGGCCATTGCCATCAGTGCCGATTGCGATCCGCTAACCGGGCTGAGAAACCGGCGCCGCTTTTATCGCTGCGTCGAAGACGCCGTATTGCGAGACCCCAATGCTGCCATCATGATGATTGATATTGACGGTTTCTCGGATGTCAATGCCGCTTTTGGGCATGCCGCCGGTGACGAAATTTTATGTGAAATCACCCATCGCTTGCTCACATCAACCAAGGAAACGCAGATTGTCGCGCGTATTGGCGGTGATGAATTTGCTGTGCTGCTGCCGGATATTTACGAACAGGCTGACGCTGGGTTTTGTGCCCAGCAGATCATGGCGCATATCGCTCAGCCGATTCTGGTGCAGGGCAGCCCAATAAGTGTAACGGGCAGTGGGGGCATTTCATTGGCACCGAAACACGGCTATGAGGCGCTGGAACTGATTGCCAATGCCGACCTGGCCTTATCAAGGGCGAAGCGGACAGGACGAAATCAACTCTATATCTTTACGCCGGAGTTACGTCAGGAAGCAACGGCGCGCCGTCATCATGCTATGGAGCTATTACGCGCAACGGACAACAGCGAGTTTGTGTTGTTTTATCAGCCACAGATAAAACTGAGCGACGGCTCATTGTCCGGTGCGGAAGCGTTAATCCGCTGGATCCATCCCACGCGAGGGCTATTACCCCGTTCGGAGTTTTTAACCACATTAGCCCGTGGGCCAATGGCGGTCAGCGTGGGATCCTGGATACTCGATGAAGCCTGCGCGCAGGCTGCCTATTGGCGCCGTTGCGGTGCGCCTGATTTTCGCATCGGCGTGAATTTGTTCGATGTGCAACTGACCACTGGGGATTTGGCCGCAGAGATTGCGGATGTGCTAAAACGCCACGGTCTTCCCGCCGAAGCCCTGGAAATTGAACTAACGGAAAATATCGCCCTGAATAATAACAATGATTCAATCATGTCGGACACACTGCAAAAAATTCATGATATGGGCGTTTCTATTGCCTTCGACGATTTTGGTACGGGCTACGCGTCGTTGAGTATGCTTAACCAGTACCCGGTAACACGCATAAAAATCGATCGTTCATTTATTCAAAATTTGCTCACTTCCCGACGTGATGCCTCTGTTGCTTATGCCATTCTTGATATTGCCCGTAATTTCGAGATTGAAGCGATTGCAGAGGGCATCGAAACCGCAGAGCAGTGGCATGACTTACGCCAGCACGGCTGTCAGGAAGGACAAGGCTATTGGTTTGGTAAGCCGTTGGAGGTGCAAGCCTTTGCTTCGAAATTCGGGCTTGTTCCGCAGACGTTTAGGCAGAAGGTTAATCCATAATCAGGGTTTCAGGACAAAAGGGGGAGAATATTAACGAGGCTCCACATACTTTTTTGCCTGCCTTAACACATGACCTTAATGGTGTGCCCAGCCAGTGTGGCAGCATGGCTGGGTGTCATTATTTTGGATCGCCCGTATTACACTGGGTTTAGGCCTTGCGGTGCTGTTCTGGCGACGGCGGGTAATTTGGCGATACCGAATCCGGTAAAGCCGTATATCAGCGCGAAGAAGATCGCCGCATAGCATTGGATTGCCCACGGGAGTAAATCCAGTGTGCTAACCCCCAGGGTGCTGGCCATATATACCCCGGCTGAGGTCCAGGGTAGCAGTGGCTCAGTCACTGTACCTGCATCCTCCACCGTTCGCGACAGGTTCTTGGTGTCCAGCCCCATGCGCAGATAAGATTCTCTAAACAATTCAGCGGGAATAAGCAGCGCCAACTTCCCGTCACTGGTCGCGCCCGTGACCAATAACGTGGTTGCCACGGTAGCGGCAATCAACTGACCCACACTGCGAATCGCCTTTAGCAACCGGTTAATGATCACGGTCAGGGCTCCCGTCAAGGTCAAGGCCCCTGCAAAGGAAAATGCGCAGAGCACCAAGAGGATGGTGCTCATGATGGAGAACATCCCTCCGCGATCGAGCAAGCGGGGAATGTCGTTGACCAAGCCGGTTACCTCTGTGCCCTGTGCTGCAAACATTGACGTGCTGAAACCGTGAATCAATGAAATACACCCTTGTTGCACGGTGAACCCCTGTAGGCCGACCCCGATACTTATTGCCATGACGGACGCTGCCAACATAACGGGTATCACAGGGCGTTTGGTAATGGCGCCCCACAATACCAAGATGGGAGGGGCGAGCAGGATAGCGTTAAGGTGATACAGGCTCGCTATCGACGTTATGATTTGATCAACCTTGTCCAGATTGGCTGCATGATTGGGCAAGTGGTTATAGCCAAAAAGCAGATAGACCCCAGCGGCTAAAGCAAAGCTCGGCAGGGTGGTATACATAAGATGGCGGATGTGGCTGTAGAGATCGGTCTCAGCGACGATGGCGGCGAAATTGGTGGAATCAGACAGCGGTGACAACTTATCGCCAAAATAGGCCCCTGAAACCACTGCACCCGCCGTGGCGGGTAACGAGACATCAAGGCCAGCGGCGACGCCCATCAACGCCACCCCCACGGTGCCTGCTGTGCCCCACGATGTGCCTGTGCAAACTGACGTTGCGCAGGTGATAAGAAAAGCCGTGATAACGATATATTGAGGGCTGATCAGCTTCAGTCCCCAATACACCATGTAAGGGATCGTACCACTTAACATCCAGGCACCGATCATGCCACCGACGCAGATCAATATCAGTATCACGGGCATCGCTTTGGCAAGCTTAGCAACAATCGCGTCCATGATGTCTACCCAGTGGTAGCCTTGCCAATAGGCAACGGCTGTCGCAACGGCTGCCGACGCCAACAATAACGACTCAATGGGCAATTTATAATGACCATAACCAATAACCAATAACATGAGCATGGCAACGATGGGAAGCAGTGCCAATCCCAGATTAAGCTCCTTTTTGGCTTTCATTTCTCACTCCTTTAAGCATTGAAGAGGCCAGCGTAGTGAGAGTGAGGCAGCATAAATGTGATCCCGGACCGCTGTGGGTGTAACGGGTTTCATGGGTTTAATCACTGCGAAGTCATTCGCATTTTTTTGGCCTACACCGGGCTGACAACGCAGAATTAAAGCGGTTTAACCGATGCCCGAGGGATAAGCTCAGCGCAATAGCCATTATGTTGTGGTAGCCCGACGATACCGGCATTAAGTTGTAACGCCAGCGTCGCGGCACGGCGCGCCATTTTCTCAATAGGATTATGCATGGTCGTCAAGGTAGGATGCAGATATTTGGCCCAGGCTATGTCATCAAAGCCCACCAAGGAGATATCGTCGGGTACGCGAACCTGATGGTAGTGAAAGGTTCGCATGATGCCAGCGGCCATGACATCATTAAAGGTGACCAACGCAGTGAAGTTAAGCCCAGCCTGTAACAATTTTTCTGCTGCCAGCTCCCCGCCGTGTTCATTGAATGGAACGCTGATGATCCAATCATCGGCTACCGGGATCCCGGCGATGTCCATGGCTTTACGGTAGCCTTCGACACGGTGGGTCCTATCATCGATGGGAATATCTGCCGTGATGCAGGCAATTTTCCGATGGCCATGTTGAATAAGCTGGTTGGTTGCGGCCTGAGCGGCACTGACATTATCCAGCCACACACAGCGGTTGGCGATGACCGGTAAATAGCGGTTTATCACCACCAATGCAGGCGTATGGGCCGCATAGCGCAAGATATCCTCTTCATTCATACGGGGCAGATGAGCGACAATGGCTTCACACCCCTGATTAATCAGTAAATCAAGCCCGGCCTTTTCCTGCTCGGCGCGATGTCCGCCGCTGCAAACGACCAACTGTACCCGGGCTTTACGCGTGGTATCTTCAATGCCCCGCGCCATGCGCGAGAAGAAGGGATCGTCCAGGTTGCCGGTAAGCAGCCCGAGAGTCTTGCCACTCCTTTTCGCCATGGCGTGTGCGGTAACATTACGCTGATAGTTGAACTCACGCATCGCCGTCTCAACCCGTTCGCGAGTGACCGGCTTAACATAAACGTTATTGTTAATCACTCGGCATACTGTTGCCGCAGAAACACCCGCATGGCGGGCTACATCTTTCATTGTAGCCATGATAACTCCCTGTCATTGCATTGATAGCTACTTTGTTATCATAGTTAATTGTCCTAGCCCAACAGCACACTCTGTAATTTTTAATGGCTCATTGAGCTTTCGTTATTCAATTTTTTCAGCAAGGCGACGGCGACGGCTTCTGAACTGGCCGGATTCTGCCCTGTTACCAGATTGCCATCTTCCACGACGAACGGCATCCAATCGGCACCTTTTTGGTAATGTGCGCCAGCGGCAATAAAGGTATCTTCGATTAAAAACGGGACGACATGAGTTAATTCAACGGCCTCTTCTTCACTGTTGGTGAAGCCGGTAACGTGGCGTCCTTTGATGAGCAGAGCGCCGGTCTTGGCAGTAACCTTACGCAGCACGCCCGGTGCATGGCAGACAAAGGCCACCGGTTTTCCGGCGCGATCGAACGATTCAATCAGCGCAATCGACGTTGCTGACTCCGCAAGATCCCACAGTGGGCCGTGGCCGCCGGGATAGAACACGGTGTCAAACGCCTCCTGAGACACGGTTTCTAGTTTGACCGTTTGAGACAGCGCATCCTGTGCGTCTTGATCGGCTTTAAAACGTGCCGTCAGTGCCGTCTGAAATTCAGGAAGATCGCTTTTGGGATCCAGCGGCGGCTGGCCACCGGCTGGGGAGGCGAGAACCACCTCAGCCCCCGCGTCTTTAAAGACGTAGTAGGGTGCGGCAAATTCCTCCAGCCAAAAACCTGTTTTCTTTCCTGTGTTGCCCAGTTCGGCATGGGATGTCAGAACCAT
This genomic interval carries:
- the nhaC gene encoding Na+/H+ antiporter NhaC, translated to MKAKKELNLGLALLPIVAMLMLLVIGYGHYKLPIESLLLASAAVATAVAYWQGYHWVDIMDAIVAKLAKAMPVILILICVGGMIGAWMLSGTIPYMVYWGLKLISPQYIVITAFLITCATSVCTGTSWGTAGTVGVALMGVAAGLDVSLPATAGAVVSGAYFGDKLSPLSDSTNFAAIVAETDLYSHIRHLMYTTLPSFALAAGVYLLFGYNHLPNHAANLDKVDQIITSIASLYHLNAILLAPPILVLWGAITKRPVIPVMLAASVMAISIGVGLQGFTVQQGCISLIHGFSTSMFAAQGTEVTGLVNDIPRLLDRGGMFSIMSTILLVLCAFSFAGALTLTGALTVIINRLLKAIRSVGQLIAATVATTLLVTGATSDGKLALLIPAELFRESYLRMGLDTKNLSRTVEDAGTVTEPLLPWTSAGVYMASTLGVSTLDLLPWAIQCYAAIFFALIYGFTGFGIAKLPAVARTAPQGLNPV
- a CDS encoding putative bifunctional diguanylate cyclase/phosphodiesterase, whose translation is MKCPSIPDDDPQRLKALGEYALDPGATLSSLSPVVRIASRMFDMPIAAVNMIGSDRVFFAASHGLGEGSVDMTRDASFCAHAILTENGMIVRDAERDERFHDNPLVIGPSHIRFYAGVPLRSPEGYALGALCILDNSPHQNFTAEDHARLTELARMASDRLELRRIEVASEHRAEMENTVLAGEAPVIHFDRALRITSWNEATAQLCGYAEDDLAELVVSDLFGIDENTEFWNAIRRVIADGTCSETPPFEVSGRHKNGSPLFLVLSLFCECCGGNLQFTAALRDMTRYRQDKKAIAISADCDPLTGLRNRRRFYRCVEDAVLRDPNAAIMMIDIDGFSDVNAAFGHAAGDEILCEITHRLLTSTKETQIVARIGGDEFAVLLPDIYEQADAGFCAQQIMAHIAQPILVQGSPISVTGSGGISLAPKHGYEALELIANADLALSRAKRTGRNQLYIFTPELRQEATARRHHAMELLRATDNSEFVLFYQPQIKLSDGSLSGAEALIRWIHPTRGLLPRSEFLTTLARGPMAVSVGSWILDEACAQAAYWRRCGAPDFRIGVNLFDVQLTTGDLAAEIADVLKRHGLPAEALEIELTENIALNNNNDSIMSDTLQKIHDMGVSIAFDDFGTGYASLSMLNQYPVTRIKIDRSFIQNLLTSRRDASVAYAILDIARNFEIEAIAEGIETAEQWHDLRQHGCQEGQGYWFGKPLEVQAFASKFGLVPQTFRQKVNP
- a CDS encoding LacI family DNA-binding transcriptional regulator; protein product: MATMKDVARHAGVSAATVCRVINNNVYVKPVTRERVETAMREFNYQRNVTAHAMAKRSGKTLGLLTGNLDDPFFSRMARGIEDTTRKARVQLVVCSGGHRAEQEKAGLDLLINQGCEAIVAHLPRMNEEDILRYAAHTPALVVINRYLPVIANRCVWLDNVSAAQAATNQLIQHGHRKIACITADIPIDDRTHRVEGYRKAMDIAGIPVADDWIISVPFNEHGGELAAEKLLQAGLNFTALVTFNDVMAAGIMRTFHYHQVRVPDDISLVGFDDIAWAKYLHPTLTTMHNPIEKMARRAATLALQLNAGIVGLPQHNGYCAELIPRASVKPL
- a CDS encoding type 1 glutamine amidotransferase domain-containing protein, yielding MKILMVLTSHAELGNTGKKTGFWLEEFAAPYYVFKDAGAEVVLASPAGGQPPLDPKSDLPEFQTALTARFKADQDAQDALSQTVKLETVSQEAFDTVFYPGGHGPLWDLAESATSIALIESFDRAGKPVAFVCHAPGVLRKVTAKTGALLIKGRHVTGFTNSEEEAVELTHVVPFLIEDTFIAAGAHYQKGADWMPFVVEDGNLVTGQNPASSEAVAVALLKKLNNESSMSH
- a CDS encoding iron-containing alcohol dehydrogenase, coding for MPRSFSVVSPGEIRFGRGEAAGAATWLAARARHVLLVQGANPQRAAFLIEKLHAAQVRVSTFTMAHEPTLTNIEQGVELARQHGVDAVVSLGGGAVIDAGKAIAALVKAHGPLIDYLEVVGTGRILESAPLTFVALPTTAGTGAEVTKNAVINVPTHRRKVSLRDNRMLPDLAIIDPALTDNTPRSVTLASGLDALTQVIEPYICNRATPYTDALCRAAIPQGISALMQLMKQECPQSRDTMAWVSLCGGLALANAGLGVIHGLAGPLGGLCDAPHGALCGSLLPFGLMLNNAHVTDPALLVRFDEIRHWFASALDVPPIQAFDALRDWRRQAGLGSLSTLGVSQDALQSAALAASSASSMKANPVPLTYEQLLGMLQLAWE